A segment of the Thermodesulfatator atlanticus DSM 21156 genome:
TAAAAGAGCGCATGGTCCAGGTGGGCTCACACTTACAAATACGCAACACGAAGTTGGCAAGCACCTCGCGGCCAATTTCCGTATGTGCTACTTCTGGGTGAAACTGTACGCCGAAAAGGGACTTTTCTTTGTTTCGGACAGAGGCATAAGGAGAATTTTCACTTTTCGCAATGGATTCAAAGCCAGGGGCAAGTTCTTCTACCCTGTCCCCGTGGCTCATCCACACTCGGTATTTGCGGGAAGTATTTAAGCCGTAAAATAGGTCTTCGGTGTCTAGAATCGTAAGGTCAGCTGGGCCGTATTCCCTTTTTGAGCTTTCTTCGACCTTGCCGCCCAAGATAAAGGTCATGAGTTGCATCCCGTAACAAATACCCAAAACCGGAACTCCCAGTTCAAATACCTCGCGAGGGATAGTAGGCGCTCCCTCGTCATAAACGCTTGCCGGCCCACCAGAAAGAATTATCCCTTTAGCCCCAAAGGCCTTTATTTCCTCAAGGGAGGCCGTACAAGGTTTTATCTCGCTGTAAACGTGAAGTTCCCTCACCCTGCGCGCAATAAGCTGGGTGGTTTGAGACCCAAAATCTATCACTAAGATACGATCATCAGGATACATTTTGTCTCCTCCTCTCCCGGGATCTGCGCAAGAAAATTACGGCACCTACAAGGCAGACAATCAAAATTCCGATAATAAGCATTTCCACAAGATAGTAGTGGAGTCTATCTAAAGGAATCTGGCCAGCATGAGAAATCTCAAAAGATAGAATAAGAAGCCTTCTTACCGAGGCTATAATAGCAACCATGATAAAGGGTTCCACACAGGCAAGATGATGCTCTTCTCCAAAAATAATCTGAACAGTGTGTAAAATTTCAAGAAACATCAGGGCGAGCAAAAAACGGTCCATCACTTTCAGGATGCCATGGGTAAAATCGTGTTCGTCAATAATCAAGTGATAAAGGGCAAGGGCGCCGTCGTAGATTACCACTGCCGAGGCGATCAAGATAAGCACGGCCACCAAAATGTATAAAAACCGCTCAACACGTAAAAATTGCTCCTGGAAAAAAATGTCAAGCCACAGTCTTTTTGGTTTCATGCGCTATGCCCCCTCCTGCTTTTATGGGGTAGATTATCCCATAAAAATTTATTAGAGAAGAGTAAAAAGGGGGTAAAAATGCCACAGGTAAACCTTGATTGTGAAGGGCCTCTTACTCTTAACGACAACGCCTTTGAGCTTTGCCAAAAATTCATCCCACATGGAGACAAGTTTTTCGCTATTATTTCTAAATACGACGATTATTTGGCAGATATCGAAAAAAGACCTGGTTATAAAGCCGGAGACACCCTCAAACTGGTACTTCCTTTTTTAAAGGCCTACGGGGTTACCAATGACATCATGCGCGAATTTTCCAAAAAAACCCTCAAAGTTCTTCCGAAAGCTATCGAGTTTCTGCGCTATGCCAGTAAAAACTGGCCCACTTTTATAATCAGCACGAGTTATTGTCCTTATCTCGAAGCTTTGTGTGAGATATCAGGATTTCCGCGGGAAAACGTCTTTTGCACCGAAGTTGATATGGAAAAAATCTCCCTTAGCACTCAAGAAATCAGCTTTCTTGAAAAGCTTGCTCAGCAAATAGCAATTCTTCCCTCGCTCGAAATACCGCATCACGCTAAAGAATTTTCAGATCTATCTGAAGAAAGCCAAAAGGCTATTTTGCGCCTGGAAGAAATCTTTTGGAAAATTCTTCCTGAGCTAAAGGCCGGAGTTTTCCTGCGTGAGGTAAACCCCATTGGAGGGCCAGAAAAGGCTCGCGCAGTCCGAGAAAGCCTTGAAAAAACAGGTCTTTTTGCCGAAGAAGTACTTTACATAGGGGATAGCATTACCGATGTTGAGGCCTTTCAACTGGTGAAAGAAGCCAAAGGGGGAAGCATTTCTTTTAATGGCAACCGTTACGCACTAAAGGCTGCAGAGTTTTACGCCCTTTCTGAAAACGCTTCTGCCCATGCCTGCCTGGCACGCCTCTTTGCAGAGGCAGGAAGAGATGGGCTTTTCCTTGCCGCTGAGAAAAAAGTTTTCAAGACCTGTGAAAAACTGCCCCCTGAACTGAGTCCCCAGGAATTTTCCTTTGGCATAGTTTTCCGAGAAGATTTTGAAGATCTGGTGGCCAAAAGCGAATCCTTCCGCAAAAATGTAAGAGGAGAAGCTATTGGAGCTCTAGGATGATACCCATACAGGACATTGTACCCCGTAAAACATTTCCCGTGGTAACGGTTAGTTTAATCTTGGTAAACTCTGCCATTTTCATCTTTATGCTAAGCCTTCCTCCAGAGACAAGGGAAGCCTTAGTGATGTATCTTGGTGTTGTCCCGGCAAGATTTACCGAAGGAAATGGCTTTTTCTTGGCGAACATTGTTTCTCTTTTTACCGCTATGTTTCTACACGGGGGCTGGATCCACCTCATCGGGAACATGTGGACTCTTTGGATATTTGGCGACAACGTAGAAGACCGCATGGGGCACAAACGCTTTCTTGCGTTTTATCTTCTCTGCGGCGTAGCTGCTACTTTAGTTCACATATGGCTCCATCCCAAATCAACCCTTCCATTGATTGGGGCCTCTGGTGCTATTTCCGGGGTGCTTGGGGCCTATTACGGGCTTTTCCCACTGGCCCGGGTCATTGTCATGATACCTATTTTCTTTTTTCCCTTCTTTTTCGAAATCCCGGCCATCCTCTATATTGGCTGGTGGTATTTACTGCAGGTCTTCTCTGGCACCCTTTCCATCATCCACGGAAAGGCTGTTGGTGGTGTTGCCTGGTGGGCTCACATAGGAGGTTTCTTAGTAGGGCTTTTTCTCCATCGGATTTTCTGTCTTGGGCGTAAATGCTACCGAGACGAAGTTCGCCCCTGGGGTGTTTCTTACTCCCTGGGAGAAAAATTTAACCGCTAGGAGTTTGTTATGACGGGTGGAGTCTCAGGATTCGACATCTTCTGGCTCATATTCATCATCATGATGTTTCAACCCATGCTAAGGCAAAAGTTTCTTGAAGCCGCCCGCCAGCGCATGATTCGCAAGCTTGAACAGAAAAGAAACTCCCGAGTCATCCTTCTGGTGCATCGTCAGGAAACCATGAGCCTTCTCGGATTTCCCATCATGCGTTTCATAGACATAAACGACTCTGAACAGGTAATCCGCGCCATTCACATGACAGACCCAGACGTTCCCATTGACATTATCCTCCATACCCCTGGAGGGGTGGTGCTTGCCTCTTTACAAATTGCCAAGGCCCTTAAACGTCACAAAGCCAAAACAACGGCCTTTGTGCCCCATTACGCCATGAGCGGCGGAACCCTTATCGCCCTTGCAGCGGACGAAATCGTTATGGATGAACATGCGGTCCTTGGCCCGGTTGATCCCCAAATAGGACAATTCCCTGCGGCCTCATTGGTAAAAGTTCGCCAGACAAAGCCCATTGACAAAATCGACGA
Coding sequences within it:
- a CDS encoding rhomboid family intramembrane serine protease, yielding MIPIQDIVPRKTFPVVTVSLILVNSAIFIFMLSLPPETREALVMYLGVVPARFTEGNGFFLANIVSLFTAMFLHGGWIHLIGNMWTLWIFGDNVEDRMGHKRFLAFYLLCGVAATLVHIWLHPKSTLPLIGASGAISGVLGAYYGLFPLARVIVMIPIFFFPFFFEIPAILYIGWWYLLQVFSGTLSIIHGKAVGGVAWWAHIGGFLVGLFLHRIFCLGRKCYRDEVRPWGVSYSLGEKFNR
- a CDS encoding phosphate-starvation-inducible PsiE family protein — protein: MKPKRLWLDIFFQEQFLRVERFLYILVAVLILIASAVVIYDGALALYHLIIDEHDFTHGILKVMDRFLLALMFLEILHTVQIIFGEEHHLACVEPFIMVAIIASVRRLLILSFEISHAGQIPLDRLHYYLVEMLIIGILIVCLVGAVIFLRRSRERRRQNVS
- a CDS encoding SDH family Clp fold serine proteinase; the protein is MTGGVSGFDIFWLIFIIMMFQPMLRQKFLEAARQRMIRKLEQKRNSRVILLVHRQETMSLLGFPIMRFIDINDSEQVIRAIHMTDPDVPIDIILHTPGGVVLASLQIAKALKRHKAKTTAFVPHYAMSGGTLIALAADEIVMDEHAVLGPVDPQIGQFPAASLVKVRQTKPIDKIDDETLILADVAEKALNQMEYNLEELLNGRFPKEKVKELAKLLSQGRWTHDYPITFDEAKALGLPVSKNMPEEIYELMNLFPQPMRQQPSVEFAPAPRRIPPRGNNH